The Triticum aestivum cultivar Chinese Spring chromosome 7B, IWGSC CS RefSeq v2.1, whole genome shotgun sequence genome window below encodes:
- the LOC123160165 gene encoding putative F-box protein At2g33190, with protein sequence MEAPAPDWSGLPADILISIFQLLQCPDLLRSAAVCTFWQKVYSTLRRSGVCPSRQTPCLLYCTEAAGAKALGMYSLSERKAYSLPLPEPPISSWIGSSHGWLVTMDEKSDLMLLNPNTGDKIALPHVTAMEHVKPIVNEDGILEKYKLSFYDGELPRVEDTPYACHLDRYGDLVYLKAILSSDPSAGECTVMLIHQPYAQLSFAKVGDAHWNWLQMHSFYADCKHHDGCFYAFTAAGAIDVFDLNGPSVIHRRILPNLVQMVQKCYIVQAPWGDVLQIIKEESLDPEQPDGETYITAYEVYKVDFVELKRAKMRGLGEYALFTGKSTTSCFSAKDHPGLMANHLYFTHDDHDELLSGKDDPRDIGVYDLENDTRTNLVDPEPWMTWFPPIWFTPNLAKADAMCACTQGVLTSASTSVVTASS encoded by the exons ATGGAAGCTCCGGCTCCAGATTGGTCCGGGCTACCAGCGGACATATTGATCAGCATATTCCAGTTGCTCCAGTGCCCGGACCTCCTCCGATCCGCCGCCGTCTGCACATTCTGGCAAAAGGTGTACTCCACGCTCCGCCGAAGCGGCGTCTGCCCCAGTCGCCAGACTCCCTGTTTACTCTATTGTACCGAGGCCGCCGGGGCGAAGGCTCTTGGCATGTACAGTCTCTCTGAACGGAAGGCCTACTCCTTGCCCCTCCCTGAACCTCCCATCAGCAGCTGGATTGGTTCATCACATGGCTGGCTAGTCACCATGGATGAGAAGTCTGACCTGATGCTTCTCAACCCTAACACCGGTGACAAGATTGCACTCCCTCATGTGACAGCCATGGAGCATGTTAAACCTATCGTAAACGAAGACGGGATTCTTGAAAAGTACAAGCTGTCTTTCTATGATGGAGAGCTTCCGAGGGTGGAGGATACACCCTATGCATGCCATTTGGATAGGTACGGAGATCTGGTCTATCTGAAGGCAATTTTGTCGTCAGATCCATCGGCAGGGGAATGCACTGTCATGCTCATCCATCAGCCGTACGCGCAGCTCTCGTTCGCCAAAGTGGGAGATGCTCACTGGAACTGGCTCCAAATGCATAGTTTCTATGCTGATTGCAAACACCATGATGGCTGTTTCTACGCATTCACTGCGGCAGGCGCAATCGATGTGTTTGATTTGAACGGGCCATCTGTCATCCACAGAAGGATTTTACCAAATCTAGTTCAGATGGTCCAGAAGTGCTATATTGTTCAGGCACCATGGGGAGATGTCCTCCAAATCATTAAGGAGGAGAGTTTGGATCCTGAACAACCAGATGGTGAGACGTATATCACTGCTTATGAAGTGTACAAGGTTGATTTTGTTGAGCTGAAGCGTGCCAAGATGAGAGGGCTAGGTGAATATGCATTGTTTACTGGGAAAAGCACAACATCTTGCTTTAGCGCAAAGGATCATCCAGGCTTGATGGCAAACCATCTATATTTTACTCATGATGATCACGATGAATTACTCAGCGGCAAAGATGATCCACGTGATATAGGAGTGTACGACTTGGAAAATGATACCAGAACCAATTTGGTTGATCCTGAACCCTGGATGACGTGGTTCCCTCCCATATGGTTCACACCCAATCTTGCAAAAGCAG ATGCCATGTGCGCCTGCACCCAAGGGGTGTTGACTTCTGCAAGTACAAGCGTGGTAACAGCAAGCAGCTGA
- the LOC123160164 gene encoding probable F-box protein At4g22060 has protein sequence MEAPAPDWSGLPADILISIFQLLQCPDLLRSAAVCTFWQKAYSTLRRSSVCPSRQTPGLLYCTEAACAKALGMYSLSERKDYSMPLPEPPISNWIGSSHGWLVTMDEKSDLMLLNPITGDKIALPPVTTMEHVKPIVNEDGILEKYKLSFYDGQLPRVEDTPYACPLDRYGDLVYLKATLSSDPSARECTVMLIHQPYAQLSFARVGDAHWNWLQMHSFYADCIHHDGCFYAMTEVGAIDEFDLNGPSVVHRRILPNLVGMVQKCYIVLAPWGDFLQIIKEESLDPEQPDGETYVTAYEVYKVDFVELKRVKMRGIGEHALFTGKSTTSCFSVKNHPGLMENHLYFTHDDHEELLSGKDDPRDIGVYDLENDTRTNLVDPEPWRTWFPPIWFTPNLAKADAMCACTQGVSTSASTSVVTASSWPKKKIKK, from the exons ATGGAAGCTCCAGCCCCAGATTGGTCCGGGCTACCAGCGGACATATTGATCAGCATATTCCAGTTGCTCCAGTGCCCGGACCTCCTCCGATCCGCCGCCGTCTGCACATTCTGGCAAAAGGCGTACTCCACGCTCCGCCGCAGCAGCGTCTGCCCCAGTCGGCAGACCCCCGGCTTACTCTATTGTACCGAGGCCGCCTGTGCGAAGGCTCTTGGCATGTACAGTCTCTCCGAACGGAAGGACTACTCCATGCCCCTCCCTGAACCTCCCATCAGCAACTGGATTGGCTCATCACATGGATGGCTAGTCACCATGGATGAGAAGTCTGACCTGATGCTTCTCAACCCTATCACCGGTGACAAGATTGCACTCCCTCCTGTGACAACCATGGAGCATGTTAAACCTATCGTAAACGAAGACGGGATTCTTGAAAAGTACAAGCTGTCTTTCTATGACGGACAGCTTCCGAGGGTGGAGGATACACCCTATGCATGCCCTTTGGATAGGTATGGAGATCTGGTCTATCTGAAGGCAACTTTGTCGTCCGATCCATCGGCAAGGGAATGCACTGTCATGCTCATCCATCAGCCGTACGCGCAGCTCTCATTCGCCAGAGTGGGAGATGCTCACTGGAACTGGCTCCaaatgcatagtttctatgcagaTTGCATACACCATGATGGCTGTTTCTACGCAATGACTGAGGTAGGCGCAATCGATGAGTTTGATTTGAACGGACCATCTGTCGTCCACAGAAGGATTTTACCAAATCTAGTTGGGATGGTCCAGAAGTGCTACATTGTTCTGGCACCATGGGGAGATTTCCTCCAAATCATTAAGGAGGAGAGTTTGGATCCTGAACAACCAGATGGTGAGACGTATGTCACTGCTTATGAAGTGTACAAGGTTGATTTTGTTGAGCTGAAGCGTGTCAAAATGAGAGGGATAGGTGAACATGCATTGTTCACTGGGAAAAGCACAACATCTTGCTTTAGCGTAAAGAATCATCCAGGCTTGATGGAAAACCATCTATATTTTACTCATGATGATCACGAAGAATTACTCAGCGGCAAAGATGATCCACGTGACATAGGAGTGTACGACTTGGAAAATGATACCAGAACCAATTTGGTTGATCCTGAACCCTGGAGGACGTGGTTCCCTCCCATATGGTTCACACCCAATCTTGCAAAAGCAG ATGCCATGTGCGCCTGCACCCAAGGGGTGTCGACTTCTGCAAGTACAAGTGTGGTCACAGCAAGCAGCTGGCccaagaagaagatcaagaagtaG